CCAGGTTCAACCATTGACCCTTTTCCACCTCGCCCATCCCGTGGACTCCATGGGCCAACAGGGGTTCCGCCATTTCCAAGCCAAGGAGCCCGCAGGATGTCCTGAAAGAGAAGAGCATTCCCTGGAAAACATCGGGTTTGTCATCGCCGGCCGAGGCCACCAGGAGCGCCCTCTTATCCTTGAGATCCCAGCGGGCCTCTTTCTGAACGAAGGGAAGGAACCGGTCCCAGACCGGTTTCATCTGGGAACTCCACGAGTACCAGTAAAGAGGAGAGGCGAAGACCAGGAGGTCGGCCTCCCTGACTTTTTCGTAGACCTTCTCCATATCGTCGTCAATTACGCAGGGCCTTCCTCCGGACCAGCACCTCCTGCAGTCGGTGCAGCCCGAAAGGCTCAAACCCTGGAGGCGGATGACATCGAAAGCAGCGCCATTTTTCGCTGCCCCGTCAAGCACCTTTCGCGCCAAGGTCTCGCTGTTGCCCTCCTTGCGGGGACTCCCCAGGATTCCGAGGACCTTTTTCATGATGAAACCTCCTCATAAAAATATCTGAACTCGTCATAGATCCTCCCGATCTCTTCCCTGACCTTTTCTTTCACCGGGAGCAGGGGCGCCCTGACGGGGCCCCCGTAAAGGCCCGCATGATCCATGGCGGCCTTCAGCCCGGGTACGCCGTATCTTTTCGTGACCGCCTGGTTGATCTCGATGAGGGCGAGCTGCAAAGATCTTGAACGGTCGATGTCGCCCTTCCTGAAGCCGATAAGGATGTCGACGCAGGCGTCGGCAAAGAGGTTGGCCACGCCCATGGTTCCTCCCGAACACCCCACGGCGATGGAGGGAAGGAAAAAGCTTCCGGAGCCAGCCAAAACACCAAAATTATCGGGGGTATCCCGGCAAAGGGTGGCAATCTGCACGATATCGCCGGAACTGTCCTTTATCCCGATGATGTTGGGGTGCCCCGAAAGGGCGGTGACGATATCGGGAGCAAGGTTGAACCCGGTGTTGGCGGGCATGTTGTAAAGCACGACGGGTATACCGATCGAATCGGCAAGGGTCATGAAGTAGGCCAGGAGGGACTCCCTGGAGTTCTGTCCCTTGTAGTAGTGGGGCGGCAATAGGAGGACGCCGTCGCACCCGGCCCTGGCGGCTTCCAGCCCCAGGTTGAGGCTTTCCTTCGTTGAGGGGCAATGGATTCCCGCGATCACCTTGAGTTTTCCCCGGGAAAGATCCACGCAGGCGCCGAAGAGTGCGACCCTCTCGCCGAAGGCCAGAAGCGGCCACTCCCCGTTGGAACCGCTGACGACGATGCCGTCAATGCGCGTGGACAGCCAGTGTTTGAAGTTCAGGGAAAACGCTTCCAGGTCGAGGTCCCCATCTCCATTGAAGGG
Above is a genomic segment from Thermovirga sp. containing:
- a CDS encoding dihydrodipicolinate synthase family protein gives rise to the protein MKLEGIYAPIPTPFNGDGDLDLEAFSLNFKHWLSTRIDGIVVSGSNGEWPLLAFGERVALFGACVDLSRGKLKVIAGIHCPSTKESLNLGLEAARAGCDGVLLLPPHYYKGQNSRESLLAYFMTLADSIGIPVVLYNMPANTGFNLAPDIVTALSGHPNIIGIKDSSGDIVQIATLCRDTPDNFGVLAGSGSFFLPSIAVGCSGGTMGVANLFADACVDILIGFRKGDIDRSRSLQLALIEINQAVTKRYGVPGLKAAMDHAGLYGGPVRAPLLPVKEKVREEIGRIYDEFRYFYEEVSS
- a CDS encoding flavodoxin family protein, with protein sequence MKKVLGILGSPRKEGNSETLARKVLDGAAKNGAAFDVIRLQGLSLSGCTDCRRCWSGGRPCVIDDDMEKVYEKVREADLLVFASPLYWYSWSSQMKPVWDRFLPFVQKEARWDLKDKRALLVASAGDDKPDVFQGMLFSFRTSCGLLGLEMAEPLLAHGVHGMGEVEKGQWLNL